A stretch of the Muntiacus reevesi chromosome 8, mMunRee1.1, whole genome shotgun sequence genome encodes the following:
- the GPR160 gene encoding probable G-protein coupled receptor 160, which translates to MSALNSENCSFQYQLHQTHQLLDGNCLLFLIILGKILLNILTLGMKRKNTHQNFLEYFCISLAFTDLLLLVNISIISYFRDFVLLGIRFTKYHICLFIQIVSFTYGFLHYPVFLIACIDYYLNFSKATKLPFKCQKVCYFFTIILIWISVLTYVLGDPAIYQSLKAQNVYSHQCPFYTGAQGYWLSFSMVTILFMGFITSWSEVITLVQAVRITSYMNETILYFPFSSHSSYTMNSKKTLLPKLIICFLGTWLPFVLLQVIILLLKVQIPAYIEMNIPWLYFVNSFLIATIFWFNCHKLNLRDMALPVDPFVNWKCCFIPLILRNFEQIEKPISVIIC; encoded by the coding sequence ATGAGTGCTCTTAATTCAGAGAACTGCTCTTTTCAGTACCAGCTGCATCAAACACATCAGCTTCTAGATGGTAACTGTCTGTTATTCTTGATTATACTTGGGAAAATACTGTTAAATATCCTTACATtaggaatgaaaaggaaaaacaccCATCAAAATTTTTTGGAGTATTTTTGCATTTCACTAGCATTTACTGATCTTCTACTTTTGGTGAATATTTCCATTATATCTTATTTCAGGGATTTTGTGCTTTTAGGCATTAGGTTTACTAAATACCACATCTGCCTATTTATTCAAATTGTTTCTTTTACTTACGGTTTTTTGCATTATCCAGTTTTCCTGATAGCTTGTATAGATTATTACCTGAATTTCTCTAAAGCCACCAAGCTTCCATTTAAGTGTCAAAAAGTATGTTATTTCtttacaattattttaatttggatttctgTCCTTACTTACGTTTTGGGAGATCCAGCTATCTACCAGAGCCTGAAGGCACAGAATGTTTATTCTCATCAATGTCCTTTCTATACTGGTGCTCAGGGTTACTGGCTGTCATTTTCCATGGTGACAATTTTATTTATGGGTTTTATAACCTCTTGGTCAGAAGTCATAACCTTGGTACAGGCTGTTAGGATAACTTCCTACATGAACGAGACTATCCTGTATTTTCCCTTTTCATCCCACTCTTCTTATACCATGAACTCTAAAAAAACACTCTTGCCCAAgttgattatctgttttcttGGTACCTGGTTACCATTTGTCCTGCTTCAAGTAATTATCCTTTTACTTAAAGTACAGATTCCAGCTTACATTGAAATGAACATTCCATGGTTGTACTTTGTCAATAGTTTTCTCATTGCTACAATTTTTTGGTTTAATTGTCACAAACTTAATTTGAGAGACATGGCATTACCTGTGGATCCATTTGTCAACTGGAAATGCTGCTTCATTCCGCTTATACTTCGTAATTTTGAGCAAATTGAAAAGCCTATATCAGTAATAATTTGTTGA